From a region of the Triticum aestivum cultivar Chinese Spring chromosome 7D, IWGSC CS RefSeq v2.1, whole genome shotgun sequence genome:
- the LOC123167204 gene encoding E3 ubiquitin-protein ligase EL5, which yields MVQESEQADAAAMDSSSGWAVAPAVSAAAPTMPIGGILTMAGIFLVFLTFALALIFLQYYFNTSVRTAPRGRPRGVRGAASGGVDPELLRSLPVTVYRAGPKGSTDDVGVECAVCLTELEDGEEARFLPRCGHGFHTECVDMWLASHTSCPLCRATVGKPDASQALTPTSLPSLPPEPVNYAGNLPASVLLGVSDQATLAAVTVTSHGGHSSPSALATAAVLVIDIPDSRTVATPRGASKSPGLARLRSLKRLWSFGRQGPSGSTPPCSGGSGSGTADTDQGISITCATPRAPV from the coding sequence ATGGTACAAGAATCCGAGCAGGCCGACGCCGCTGCTATGGACTCATCCTCGGGCTGGGCGGTCGCGCCGGCGGTCTCCGCGGCCGCGCCGACCATGCCGATCGGTGGCATACTCACCATGGCAGGCATCTTTCTGGTGTTCCTGACTTTCGCCCTCGCGCTCATCTTCCTCCAGTACTACTTCAACACAAGCGTCCGGACCGCGCCGAGGGGGCGGCCACGCGGCGTCCGGGGGGCGGCCTCAGGGGGCGTCGACCCGGAGCTGCTGCGGTCGCTACCGGTCACGGTGTACCGCGCGGGGCCGAAGGGCTCCACGGACGACGTCGGGGTGGAGTGCGCGGTGTGCCTGACCGAGCTCGAGGACGGGGAGGAGGCCAGGTTCTTGCCCCGGTGCGGCCACGGCTTCCACACCGAGTGCGTCGACATGTGGCTTGCCTCCCACACCAGCTGCCCGCTCTGCAGGGCCACCGTCGGCAAGCCCGATGCGTCGCAGGCGCTTACACCGACGAGTCTCCCTTCCTTGCCGCCGGAGCCGGTGAACTACGCCGGGAACCTGCCGGCGAGTGTACTGCTCGGGGTTTCAGACCAGGCCACGCTCGCCGCGGTGACCGTGACCTCTCACGGAGGCCACTCGAGCCCCTCCGCCCTTGCCACCGCGGCAGTGCTGGTGATCGACATTCCGGACTCAAGAACAGTGGCGACCCCGCGCGGCGCGTCCAAATCTCCGGGCTTGGCGAGGCTGAGGTCTTTGAAGAGGCTGTGGAGCTTCGGGAGGCAAGGACCGTCGGGGTCGACTCCTCCCTGCTCCGGCGGCAGCGGTAGCGGAACAGCAGACACAGACCAGGGTATTAGCATCACCTGTGCAACTCCAAGAGCTCCCGTGTAG